From Anopheles arabiensis isolate DONGOLA chromosome 3, AaraD3, whole genome shotgun sequence, a single genomic window includes:
- the LOC120899914 gene encoding essential MCU regulator, mitochondrial has product MVLTRVIRAVGRSTLLETGVAGSGGGQLQLVRLPLRRKYTYRSGALKPMPEITPFGLFGIIATVIPGLLIGATISKNMANFLEENDLFVPSDDDDDDD; this is encoded by the coding sequence ATGGTTCTGACGCGAGTTATCCGTGCCGTAGGTCGTTCGACCTTGCTCGAGACGGGTGTAGCTGGTAGCGGTGGAGGCCAGCTGCAGCTGGTACGGTTGCCGCTGCGTCGCAAGTACACTTATCGCAGCGGTGCCCTGAAACCGATGCCCGAGATCACACCGTTCGGACTGTTCGGCATTATCGCCACCGTCATCCCGGGGCTACTGATTGGGGCGACCATCAGCAAGAACATGGCCAACTTTCTCGAGGAGAACGATCTGTTTGTGCCGTcggatgacgacgatgatgacgattaa
- the LOC120899907 gene encoding uncharacterized protein LOC120899907 has protein sequence MEFKVFYKNHSQHQWGDQVLEEMTRKNKVMRAKSRHEMRQAFRNMTNESEEENDEPQQLQQDANTKQSENSDNKPVSEEEQYRRRLQRLLQFREQKRRMQQEKKIKTKAPFVPFVPKKLVEVTQESLAEGTARPKKPLSELLDQAMQTVAIGSKTPAPVVKSIKPRVDCWRTEKLTPKATENVPPKILPSEKLKTNPTKSAVKGLKPDLKRAKETQQPVQQKPIKTIRHAVTAQTVRPLSQQKKPAFVLKVKPPPHDGKQTGGGGTSAMITSTVRKHRKPLAFTFEPESEIKKDKGLLNVIKTAELFDGISPIEVESPSVRIPASNGVRHSSPIALRAEGDSIWDPQPVACLSTYDATVVHDTVKLNDSAIMDTKGMNEQQIDGNISDWVPAVVHEIDNDTIVIGDDDDEVFKEAEMSDASAFDKLENRNRKPALNESFTISVDTAPSNGRPAIVYHEQTVPPLLHMVTNNGNNATSLTSLSVIEINSSHSMEQDRSSSSLPKEKGLNGSKAKKRISWSFTEKPLKTEIEQIAQPTEQGLPEQSELDGSKTKKRASLIFTEEPLENEIVPSRANLSLDEKIQQSSVDDADAIQSTAVNNISLRRVRRSSVRLSEPSLDEQIDDLASPKEVQEKTRFYYEKVDSELERLQGLCELYAPFLEPEHELNDHCRGLIIAAQGQTNILIKKKLNKFRELIEHYEMKWNDRKVRHDDLDGFWVMLSLDLDNLNKRFDELRSLKENNWQELAPSPEPQAKTKKLRAGGGIRKREKKQPAAGTKASSSVIADLIRKARQEKQKQKTTVDDLEQLKDTVTVVTTPEKRAVRFGKSPKRSSVQQRRSSLCTGGTPIVSDWEQPSEPEELSKRRTIFPEITQQKTEDVKSILKTPKVKNGRRAKSVLFLDSGLDTPATRCRHTSRSIVDTPKPKIKFNDELEIEHMDNLATESKPVEDETIAGQANLTQEEKVQPCSVGEGDAIPNTSTSNTPLRRSRRNSVRITEPAVVEPNDDPAPPKEVQEKTRFYYEIIDNEVGRLQGLCDLYAPFLEPEHELSDHCRGLIIAAQGQTNILFKKKFTKFRELIGHYELKWNDRKVRRDDLDGFWVMLSLDLDNLNKRFDELRSLKENNWQELAPSPQPQAKTKKLRAGGGIRKREKKQPAAGTKASSSVIADLIRKARQEKQKQKTTVDDLEQLKDTVTVVTTPEKRAVRFGKSPKRSSLQQRRSSLCPGGTPTVFHWEQPSKLEELSKRRTIFPDITLHRTEEVKSILKTPKVKNDRRAKSVLFLDSGLDTPQTRRRHTSRSIVDTPKPKIKFNDELEIEHIDNLAARTPSRLDMEIQKRLRHSQLLNASAVSVPASESNQQSDDSVDTDDAKQGRKVYARGTPRRSAASQRRSRPGRTSASVIADVFGEDSGDSKDCHNSFEGETDAAKRLTRSSVNPRAKKLDYSKTEP, from the exons ATGGAGTTCAAAGTGTTTTACAAAAACCACTCCCAGCACCAGTGGGGCGACCAGGTGCTGGAGGAAATGACCAGGAAGAATAAAGTAATGCGGGCCAAGTCTCGCCATGAGATGCGGCAAGCATTCCGTAATATGACCAACGAAtcggaagaagaaaatgatgaaccacagcagctgcagcaagaTGCAAACACAAAGCAATCCGAAAACAGTGACAACAAACCAGTGTCGGAAGAGGAACAGTATCGCAGACGGCTGCAGCGTTTGCTACAGTTTCGTGAACAGAAGCGCCGGATGCAGCAGGAGAAAAAGATCAAAACCAAAGCACCGTTCGTGCCGTTCGTACCGAAGAAACTCGTCGAGGTGACGCAAGAGTCACTGGCGGAAGGTACTGCGCGCCCGAAAAAGCCCCTCAGCGAGCTGCTCGATCAGGCGATGCAAACGGTAGCGATCGGCAGCAAAACGCCTGCCCCAGTGGTAAAGAGCATCAAACCTCGGGTAGACTGTTGGCGCACGGAAAAGCTGACCCCAAAGGCAACGGAAAACGTGCCACCGAAAATCCTACCCTCGGAGAAACTGAAAACGAATCCCACCAAGTCGGCAGTAAAGGGGCTGAAACCGGATTTGAAGCGCGCGAAGGAAACGCAGCAACCAGTGCAGCAGAAGCCGATCAAAACCATCCGACATGCTGTG ACAGCGCAAACCGTTCGACCACTGTCCCAGCAGAAGAAGCCAGCATTTGTCTTAAAGGTAAAGCCTCCTCCACACGATGGCAAACAGACCGGTGGTGGCGGAACATCTGCCATGATTACTTCGACCGTACGCAAACATCGCAAACCGTTAGCGTTCACGTTTGAACCGGAGTCAGAAATTAAGAAAGACAAAGGATTGCTGAACGTAATCAAAACGGCGGAACTTTTCGATGGCATTAGCCCGATCGAGGTAGAGTCGCCGTCGGTGCGAATTCCGGCCTCCAATGGTGTTAGACATTCATCGCCGATAGCATTGAGAGCGGAAGGCGACAGCATTTGGGATCCACAGCCGGTGGCTTGCTTGTCGACATACGATGCAACGGTCGTGCATGATACGGTCAAATTGAACGATTCGGCCATTATGGACACAAAGGGCATGAATGAACAGCAGATCGATGGTAATATTAGCGACTGGGTACCGGCAGTGGTACACGAAATCGACAACGACACGATTGTAATaggcgacgacgatgatgaggtgTTTAAGGAGGCTGAAATGAGCGATGCTTCGGCATTTGATAAGCTGGAAAATCGCAATAGGAAACCGGCTTTGAATGAATCGTTCACCATCAGCGTTGATACGGCTCCATCCAATGGTCGTCCAGCGATTGTTTACCACGAGCAAACGGTACCGCCACTATTGCATATGGTGACGAATAATGGCAACAATGCGACTTCCCTCACATCGCTTTCTGTAATCGAGATCAATTCATCTCACTCCATGGAACAGGACCGTAGTAGCAGCAGTTTGCCAAAGGAGAAGGGATTGAATGGATCCAAAGCGAAGAAGCGCATCTCGTGGTCTTTTACCGAAAAACCGTTGAAAACCGAAATCGAACAAATCGCTCAACCCACGGAGCAGGGCTTACCAGAACAGAGCGAGCTGGATGGATCAAAGACAAAGAAGCGTGCTTCGTTAATATTTACCGAAGAACCGCTGGAAAACGAAATCGTTCCCAGCCGTGCGAATTTATCGCTCGACGAAAAGATTCAACAATCTTCTGTCGACGACGCTGATGCTATTCAGAGCACTGCAGTCAACAACATATCGCTCCGGCGTGTACGTCGCAGCTCGGTACGACTGAGTGAACCATCGCTCGATGAACAGATCGACGATCTAGCATCACCGAAAGAGGTACAGGAAAAGACACGCTTCTACTACGAGAAGGTCGACAGCGAGCTGGAACGTTTGCAGGGCTTGTGTGAGCTTTACGCACCGTTCCTCGAACCAGAGCACGAACTGAACGATCACTGTCGTGGGTTAATCATCGCGGCCCAGGGCCAAACGAACATTCTGATCAAGAAGAAGCTTAACAAATTCCGGGAGCTGATTGAGCATTACGAAATGAAGTGGAACGACCGCAAGGTACGGCATGACGATCTGGACGGCTTCTGGGTGATGCTGTCGCTCGATTTGGACAACTTAAACAAACGCTTCGACGAGCTGCGATCGTTGAAGGAAAACAACTGGCAGGAGTTGGCACCGTCGCCGGAACCACAGGCCAAAACGAAAAAGCTCCGCGCCGGTGGTGGTATACGAAAGCGCGAAAAGAAGCAGCCAGCGGCTGGCACCAAAGCGTCGTCCTCCGTCATCGCGGATCTGATACGCAAAGCGCGAcaggaaaagcaaaagcaaaaaacgacGGTGGATGATTTGGAACAGTTGAAGGATACGGTCACCGTTGTAACGACGCCGGAAAAGCGTGCAGTACGCTTTGGAAAGTCCCCGAAACGTTCCTCCGTACAGCAGCGGCGCTCTAGTCTATGCACGGGTGGTACACCGATCGTATCCGACTGGGAACAGCCATCGGAGCCGGAAGAGCTCTCCAAGCGACGTACCATTTTCCCCGAG ATTACGCAGCAAAAAACGGAAGATGTAAAGTCGATTCTGAAAACGCCAAAGGTTAAGAACGGCCGGCGGGCGAAGAGTGTCCTCTTTCTCGATTCCGGCCTGGATACACCGGCAACCCGCTGTCGGCACACATCCCGTTCGATCGTGGACACACCGAAGCCGAAGATCAAATTTAACGACGAGCTCGAAATCGAGCACATGGACAACCTGGCCACCGAGTCGAAACCAGTGGAAGACGAAACCATTGCTGGCCAAGCAAATTTAACGCAAGAGGAGAAGGTTCAACCATGTTCTGTCGGTGAGGGTGACGCTATTCCCAACACTTCCACCAGCAATACACCTCTCCGTCGTAGCCGTCGCAACTCGGTACGAATCACAGAGCCAGCGGTGGTCGAGCCGAACGACGATCCAGCACCGCCGAAAGAGGTGCAGGAAAAGACACGCTTCTACTACGAGATAATCGACAACGAAGTAGGCCGTTTGCAGGGTTTGTGTGACCTTTACGCACCGTTCCTCGAACCAGAGCACGAACTGAGCGATCACTGTCGCGGTTTGATCATCGCAGCCCAGGGCCAAACGAACATTCTGTTCAAGAAGAAGTTTACCAAGTTCCGGGAGCTGATAGGGCACTATGAATTGAAGTGGAACGACCGCAAGGTACGGCGTGACGATCTGGATGGCTTCTGGGTGATGCTGTCGCTCGATCTGGACAACTTAAACAAACGCTTCGACGAGCTGCGATCGTTGAAGGAAAACAACTGGCAGGAGTTGGCACCGTCGCCGCAACCACAGGCCAAAACGAAAAAGCTCCGCGCCGGTGGTGGTATACGAAAGCGCGAAAAGAAGCAGCCAGCGGCTGGCACCAAAGCGTCGTCCTCCGTCATCGCGGATCTGATACGCAAAGCGCGAcaggaaaagcaaaagcaaaaaacgacGGTGGATGATTTGGAACAGTTGAAGGATACGGTCACCGTTGTAACGACGCCGGAAAAGCGTGCAGTACGCTTCGGAAAGTCCCCGAAACGTTCCTCCCTGCAGCAGCGGCGCTCTAGTCTATGCCCGGGTGGTACACCGACCGTATTCCACTGGGAACAGCCATCCAAACTGGAAGAACTTTCCAAGCGACGTACCATTTTTCCCGAT ATCACACTGCACAGAACGGAAGAGGTAAAGTCGATACTGAAAACGCCAAAGGTCAAGAACGACCGGCGGGCGAAGAGTGTCCTCTTTCTCGATTCCGGTCTGGATACGCCGCAAACCCGTCGCCGGCATACGTCGCGCTCGATCGTGGACACACCGAAGCCGAAGATCAAATTTAACGACGAGCTCGAGATCGAGCACATCGACAATCTGGCCGCCCGGACACCGTCCCGGCTGGATATGGAGATACAGAAGCGGCTCAGACATtcgcagctgctgaatgcatCTGCCGTGTCCGTTCCGGCCAGCGAAAGCAACCAACAGTCGGACGACAGCGTGGACACAGACGATGCGAAGCAGGGACGCAAGGTTTATGCGCGTGGAACGCCACGTCGGAGTGCGGCAAGCCAACGACGATCCAGGCCGGGGCGAACGTCGGCCAGTGTCATCGCGGACGTGTTCGGCGAGGACTCGGGCGATAGTAAGGACTGCCACAACAGCTTCGAGGGAGAAACAG ATGCCGCAAAACGTTTGACTCGTTCTTCGGTGAATCCACGCGCGAAGAAGTTAGACTACAGCAAAACAGAACCGTAA